GACAGGGCCAAGCCGCCACCGATCGAAAGGAGTGCGCAGAAGCCAAGGAATGAGCCCTTTGCCGCTGGCGAAAGGTCAGGCCATTTTTCAAGTATCATGACGTTACACCTTCAAATTTCCGGCGTGGGTCAAAGTAGATTTCGGTGATGCGATACCTGCCGTTGCCGCGCTTTACCTGCACAACCACATCGACCATCTGGAACAGCATTTCCTTGATCTCAGATCGCTTCAGATCGCGCCCCGCATCACTTTCCTTCACCAGCAAGGCGAGCTGTTCAAAAGCCAACATGGCGGAATCCGCGTGAATAGTGGTGATCGAGCCGGAATGCCCGGTGTTGACATTGCGCAGGTAATAGAACGCCTCTGCGTCCCGCAGCTCCTGCAGGAAGATCCGATCAGGGCGCATCCGCAGAGAACTTTCAAGAAGCTGGCGGGCGGAGAGTTTCGCCTGGCCCTGGCCGTCCTTCGAATAGATCAAGCGCACATTGTTTGGCTGGGGAATGACCAGCTCCACGGTGTCCTCAATCGTGATGATGCGTTCGTGCTCTGGAATTACTGGGATCAGAGCTTTTGAAAAGGTGGTTTTGCCAGAGCCGGTCGAGCCGGACACTAGAATGTTTTTCTTGTTCAGCACCGCGCACTGCAGAAATTCTTTCCAGGATTTTGCGGCATGGAATTCAAGCAGCTTTTGGTCGACCTCAGACAGCGAATTGGTTTCGGTTAGAACCTCATCGAACATGCCCGACTGTTCGTAGTCGTCCAGAGTGAAGGTGCGCTCAGCAGGTTTCCGGATCGTGATGCTGACTGTGCCATCCGGAACCGCCGGTGGGATAACAATCTGGATCCGCTCGCCACCGGGCAAGGAGCCGGAAAGGATAGGTTTTGTAGCGCTGATAGTTTGTTTGGTGAAGGTTGCCGCAGTGGTGGCAAAGCTGTTCAGGTGTGCGAAGGTGAGCGCGTCGATCTGTTCGACCTTCCAGCCGTCATAGGTTTCTATGAAAAGCTCTTGAGGCCGGTTAATGCACAACTCAATAACATCCGGCCGGTTGAGGTGGTGTTGAATCGGAGCCAAGAAGGAAGCAAGCCCCGCTGGGGCTTGCCGGGGCGTGTTTCCATCGAGCATGGTTCTACCTCGTTTTCAGGCGGTATACGTTAGAAAAATCAAGGTCTCGGGCCACCATAACAGCAACCTCTTCACCTTGGTTCTTACGCAGAATGATTGGGACGTTGATGGTGCTTTGCAGTTCAGTCTGAGCCAGGTTACTCACGCCATCCGTTGTGTTCTCAATGGTGTCAGCATTGCTTTGGCTGGCTGCGTAGCCGGCCAAGGCATCGTCAATCACAGACAACAGAATGGTGCCGCCGAAACGCGTCCAAAACTGAGTGTCAATGTCGCCGTTGAAGCCGGCACGGCCGAGGCCGTCAGTCCCGGCCGAGTCGAGAGTGACCACCACGCCATGAGGTGTTTCCGCCCGCGTCCAGATCACAAAGAGGCGCTTTGTCCCGCGTTGCAGGCCGCCACGATACTGCCCGACAATGCGTGTCCCCTTTTCCAAAAGAATGACGGTG
The sequence above is a segment of the Leisingera sp. M658 genome. Coding sequences within it:
- the virB11 gene encoding P-type DNA transfer ATPase VirB11, with the protein product MLDGNTPRQAPAGLASFLAPIQHHLNRPDVIELCINRPQELFIETYDGWKVEQIDALTFAHLNSFATTAATFTKQTISATKPILSGSLPGGERIQIVIPPAVPDGTVSITIRKPAERTFTLDDYEQSGMFDEVLTETNSLSEVDQKLLEFHAAKSWKEFLQCAVLNKKNILVSGSTGSGKTTFSKALIPVIPEHERIITIEDTVELVIPQPNNVRLIYSKDGQGQAKLSARQLLESSLRMRPDRIFLQELRDAEAFYYLRNVNTGHSGSITTIHADSAMLAFEQLALLVKESDAGRDLKRSEIKEMLFQMVDVVVQVKRGNGRYRITEIYFDPRRKFEGVTS